In Gossypium raimondii isolate GPD5lz chromosome 12, ASM2569854v1, whole genome shotgun sequence, a single window of DNA contains:
- the LOC105762984 gene encoding SEC1 family transport protein SLY1: MALNLRQKQTECIIRMLNLNQPVNPSGTANEEVYKILIYDKFCQNILSPLIHVKDLRKHGVTLYFLIDKDRKPVHDVPAVYFVQPNNPNIQRIVADASRSLYDSFHLNFSSSIPRPLLEDLASGTLNSDSIHRISKVHDQYLEFVTLEDNLFSLSQKSTYVQLNDPSAGDKEIEDIIERVVNGLFCVLATLAAVPIIRCPRGGPAEMVASALDQKLRDHLLSKNNLFSEGGGFVSSFQRPILCIFDRNFELSAGIQHDFRYRPLVHDILGLKLNRLSVPGEKGGMKSFELDSSDPFWMANGSLEFPEVAVEIETQLNKYKKDVDEVNKRTGGTAGAEFDGTDLIGNTKHLMNAVNSLPELTERKQVIDKHTNIATVLLGEIKERSLDAYVKKENDMMVRGGIDRNELMSVLKGKGTKIDKLRFAIMYIISSETINPSEAEAVEAALRESEVDTSAFQYVKKIKSLNVSLASANSASRSNIVDWAEKLYGQSISAVTAGMKNLLSGDRQLALTRTVEALMEGKPNPEIDSYLVFDPRAPKSSPGTSSSHLKGPFKEAIVFMIGGGNYVEYGSLQDLAQHQQPAKQVIYGTTEILTGMEFVEQLSLLGQKMGLGSSSAAASATQ, translated from the exons ATGGCTCTCAATCTTCGCCAGAAACAAACAG AATGTATAATTCGAATGTTGAATCTGAACCAGCCTGTGAATCCCTCTGGAACTGCTAATGAAGAGGTTTACAAGATCTTGATTTATGacaaattttgtcaaaatatacTGTCCCCCTTGATCCATGTTAAGGATCTACGAAAACATGGTGTTACCCTGTACTTTCTTATTGATAAGGATCGAAAGCCTGTCCACGATGTGCCTGCTGTGTATTTTGTTCAGCCTAATAATCCCAATATCCAAAGAATAGTAGCTGATGCATCCCGTTCTCTATACGATAGTTTCCATCTGAATTTTTCTTCGTCTATACCAAGGCCGCTTTTGGAGGATCTTGCTTCCGGGACTTTGAATTCGGATTCAATCCATAGGATCTCAAAGGTTCATGATCAGTATTTGGAGTTTGTGACATTGGAGGATAATTTGTTCTCTTTATCCCAGAAGTCCACTTATGTGCAATTGAATGATCCATCCGCTGGGGACAAAGAGATCGAGGATATTATAGAGAGGGTTGTTAAtggattattttgtgttttagctACACTTGCAGCCGTGCCCATAATAAGATGCCCGCGTGGTGGACCAGCTGAGATGGTTGCTTCAGCATTGGATCAGAAGTTGAGGGATCATTTATTGTCAAAGAACAATTTGTTTTCTGAAGGCGGGGGTTTTGTAAGCTCATTTCAGCGTCCAATTTTGTGCATCTTTGATAGGAATTTCGAGTTATCAGCCGGGATACAACATGATTTTAGGTACCGTCCACTAGTACATGATATTCTTGGATTGAAGCTTAATAGGTTGAGTGTGCCAGGGGAGAAAGGTGGAATGAAATCGTTTGAATTGGATAGCTCCGACCCGTTTTGGATGGCAAATGGATCGTTGGAATTCCCTGAAGTTGCTGTTGAGATTGAGACCCAGTTGAACAAATATAAGAAGGATGTTGATGAGGTGAATAAAAGGACTGGTGGTACTGCAGGAGCTGAGTTTGATGGGACAGACTTGATTGGGAACACAAAGCACTTAATGAATGCAGTGAACTCCCTGCCTGAGCTGACAGAGCGGAAGCAGGTCATTGATAAACACACAAACATTGCAACAGTGCTTTTGGGTGAAATAAAGGAGAGGTCTCTTGACGCCTACGTAAAGAAGGAGAATGACATGATGGTGAGGGGTGGGATTGATCGAAATGAGTTGATGAGTGTACTTAAGGGAAAAGGTACCAAGATTGATAAGCTGCGTTTTGCCATAATGTATATTATCTCTTCAGAAACCATTAATCCGTCAGAAGCAGAAGCAGTCGAAGCAGCACTGAGAGAATCTGAGGTTGATACAAGTGCATTTCAGTATGTGAAGAAGATCAAGTCATTGAATGTCTCACTGGCATCAGCAAATTCCGCTAGTAGAAGTAACATTGTTGATTGGGCTGAGAAGCTCTATGGTCAGTCAATCAGTGCTGTCACTGCAGGTATGAAGAACCTATTGTCTGGTGATAGGCAGCTAGCATTGACAAGGACTGTGGAAGCTTTGATGGAGGGGAAGCCAAACCCTGAAATCGATTCTTACCTTGTGTTTGATCCTCGTGCCCCAAAGTCGAGCCCTGGCACAAGTAGCAGTCATCTGAAAGGACCCTTTAAAGAAGCTATTGTCTTCATGATCGGAGGTGGAAATTACGTTGAGTATGGGAGCTTGCAAGACCTTGCCCAACATCAGCAGCCAGCCAAACAAGTCATATATGGAACAACAGAAATTTTAACTGGAATGGAATTTGTTGAGCAACTCTCACTGTTGGGGCAGAAGATGGGATTGGGCAGTTCTTCTGCTGCTGCTTCAGCAACCCAGTAA
- the LOC105762987 gene encoding isocitrate dehydrogenase [NAD] regulatory subunit 1, mitochondrial, whose translation MSASRTSLSLLRTLVPYKTQTRAVTYMPRPGDGSPRPVTLIPGDGIGPLVTNAVEQVMEAMHAPVYFEKYQVHGDMKQIPQEVIDSIRKNKVCLKGGLRTPKGGGVSSLNLHLRRELDLYASLVDCCNLPGLPTRHENVDIVVIRENTEGEYSGLEHEVVPGVVESLKVITKFCSERIAKYAFEYAYLNNRKKVTAVHKANIMKLADGLFLESCREVAARYPTIKYDEIIVDNCCMQLVSKPEQFDVMITPNLYGNLVANTAAGIAGGTGVMPGGNVGAEHAVFEQGASAGNVGKKKMVEQKTANPLALLLSSAMMLRHLQFPAFANRLEEAVKNVILEGKYRTKDLGGDSTTQQVVDAVIAKIE comes from the exons ATGTCCGCCTCACGTACATCCCTCTCTCTTCTGAGAACCCTTGTTCCCTACAAAACCCAAACTCGAGCCGTCACCTATATGCCTCGTCCCGGAGACGGATCCCCGAGACCCGTAACCCTAATCCCAGGGGATGGAATCGGTCCATTGGTGACCAACGCAGTGGAACAAGTGATGGAAGCAATGCACGCACCGGTTTACTTCGAGAAGTACCAAGTTCACGGCGACATGAAGCAGATACCGCAGGAAGTCATAGATTCCATAAGGAAGAACAAAGTTTGCCTTAAAGGAGGGTTGAGAACACCCAAGGGGGGTGGAGTTAGCTCGCTGAACCTTCATTTAAGAAGAGAATTGGATTTGTACGCTTCATTGGTGGATTGTTGTAATTTGCCAGGATTGCCAACCAGACATGAAAACGTGGATATCGTAGTAATCAGGGAGAACACCGAAGGGGAATACTCGGGTCTCGAACACGAGGTGGTGCCTGGCGTGGTTGAGAGCCTTAAG GTGATAACCAAGTTTTGTTCAGAGCGGATTGCAAAATATGCATTTGAATATGCTTATTTAAACAATCGAAAAAAGGTTACCGCTGTTCATAAGGCCAACATCATGAAACTGGCTGATGGCCTGTTTTTAGAGTCTTGCCGGGAAGTTGCAGCTAGATATCCAACTATCAAGTATGACGAAATCATCGTTGACAACTGTTGCATGCAACTTGTTTCAAAACCAGAACAATTTGATGTGATG ATTACTCCTAATCTTTATGGAAATTTAGTGGCAAATACAGCCGCCGGCATTGCTGGAGGTACTGGTGTCATGCCTGGAG GCAATGTAGGAGCTGAACATGCTGTATTTGAGCAAGGTGCTTCAGCAGGGAATgtgggaaaaaaaaagatggtgGAGCAAAAAACGGCAAATCCATTGGCTTTGCTTCTGTCTTCTGCCATGATGTTGAGGCATCTCCAGTTTCCAGCATTTGCTAATCGACTTGAGGAAGCGGTGAAAAATGTAATCTTAGAGGGAAAGTACAGGACTAAAGACCTTGGTGGAGATAGCACCACACAACAAGTTGTTGATGCTGTCATTGCTAAGATTGAGTGA